One segment of Oscillospiraceae bacterium MB08-C2-2 DNA contains the following:
- a CDS encoding ABC transporter permease, which translates to MKTWIAFWNILKKDIKNYYLKPPNISWGIIFPLSWTMMQFIRSPDGSMLELLPGLISMSILFGTTSMLAVTITFERTGRSFDRLLLAPISLNVMVLAKIMGAILFGIFNAFVPVIFASFFVNLSIIHWGIALPAIVMIAMTSTLMGLLIAVSAKQVFEAQTYSNFFRFPMLFLCGLFVPLSSLPMFLRPVSYCLPLTYGTDILNSVITGSNILNPILCFGILLAFSVALFMISRYNINHKWIV; encoded by the coding sequence ATGAAAACTTGGATTGCATTTTGGAACATTCTCAAAAAAGACATCAAAAACTACTACCTGAAACCACCCAATATCAGTTGGGGTATAATTTTCCCTTTATCGTGGACAATGATGCAGTTTATTCGTTCACCAGACGGTAGTATGCTGGAGCTGTTGCCCGGCCTGATTTCCATGAGCATTCTCTTTGGAACGACTTCAATGCTCGCCGTTACAATCACCTTTGAACGCACCGGCAGGTCTTTTGATCGTCTGCTGCTTGCACCAATTAGTCTGAATGTGATGGTTCTAGCAAAAATTATGGGTGCTATACTGTTTGGTATCTTCAACGCTTTTGTTCCGGTTATTTTCGCCTCTTTCTTTGTGAACCTAAGCATCATTCATTGGGGGATTGCTTTGCCAGCAATAGTGATGATTGCCATGACATCCACGCTAATGGGTCTATTGATCGCTGTATCAGCTAAACAAGTTTTTGAAGCACAGACCTACTCAAACTTCTTTAGGTTTCCAATGCTGTTTCTGTGTGGGTTGTTTGTTCCTCTATCCAGTTTACCAATGTTTTTGCGGCCGGTGTCATATTGTTTACCACTTACCTATGGAACCGACATTCTGAACAGTGTGATTACTGGTTCCAATATTCTCAACCCCATATTGTGTTTTGGAATATTACTGGCTTTTTCGGTGGCACTGTTCATGATTAGCCGTTACAACATTAACCACAAGTGGATTGTGTAA
- a CDS encoding ABC transporter ATP-binding protein encodes MGIVNVTNLKKTYGDFVAVNDISFDIQQGEIFGFLGPNGAGKTSTINMIIGLSHPTAGSITIDGIDARKHTKKAQAIMGIVPDDSNLYGEMDGFDNLCFCAALYGMGKDERESKARQLLEQFRLNEAGNRPFRAYSKGMRRKLTIAAAIIHCPRILFLDEPTTGIDVESARQIREMILELKKQGTTVFITTHYIEDAERICDRIAFIVNGKIATIGTVKELMERVSHGHAIQLATDEDVGYLAVDLQNRFKGSKVEISADHSLIMVSEQRIPLLPVMEYFDGKGIAVYEAKERCPSLEDVFVKITGIKSSMLKKEKEKRGGVQ; translated from the coding sequence ATGGGGATTGTCAATGTCACAAATCTTAAAAAGACATATGGTGATTTTGTAGCGGTAAATGATATCTCATTTGATATTCAGCAAGGGGAGATATTTGGCTTTTTAGGGCCGAACGGAGCAGGTAAAACATCTACCATTAATATGATAATAGGCCTTTCCCACCCCACCGCTGGCAGCATTACTATCGACGGTATTGATGCAAGGAAGCATACAAAAAAAGCGCAAGCCATTATGGGTATTGTGCCTGATGACAGCAACCTTTACGGTGAGATGGATGGCTTTGACAATCTCTGCTTTTGCGCTGCCCTGTATGGGATGGGTAAGGATGAACGAGAATCAAAAGCAAGGCAGCTATTAGAACAATTTCGATTAAACGAAGCCGGAAATCGACCATTCAGAGCATACTCCAAAGGAATGCGCCGTAAACTCACCATAGCTGCGGCTATCATTCATTGCCCACGGATTCTGTTTTTAGATGAACCGACAACAGGTATTGACGTAGAAAGCGCAAGGCAAATTCGTGAAATGATTCTTGAACTTAAAAAGCAGGGCACAACCGTGTTTATCACTACCCACTACATTGAAGATGCTGAGCGTATTTGCGACCGAATCGCTTTTATTGTGAATGGAAAAATCGCAACTATCGGTACTGTCAAAGAACTGATGGAAAGGGTGTCTCATGGCCACGCTATTCAGCTTGCAACTGACGAAGATGTAGGCTATCTTGCTGTTGATTTACAAAATCGTTTTAAAGGAAGTAAGGTTGAAATCAGTGCAGATCATTCTCTGATTATGGTATCGGAGCAACGCATTCCATTGCTGCCAGTTATGGAATACTTTGACGGTAAAGGTATTGCTGTATACGAAGCAAAAGAGCGTTGCCCCTCTCTGGAAGATGTGTTTGTAAAGATAACAGGTATAAAATCTTCCATGCTGAAAAAAGAAAAGGAAAAACGGGGTGGTGTACAATGA
- a CDS encoding IS3 family transposase has translation MNQYSIKSMCQFFDVSRSGYYKWSHLPDLDKDETVGKLIKECQEKSKYTYGYRRVKIWLLREMGLVINHKTVLRLMNKYNLLAQIRRPRPYYHRHRQLEPYENKLNRDFVANKPNQKWVTDISYIFTKQGILYLSMIKDLYDNYIVAFDMATSQDMQLVFRTIRQAKREVADGLILHSDQGFQYTSLGYLNLAKEYSILPSMSRAGTPLDNAPAENFFGILKSECIYRERPQTIEQAKNLITDYISFYNYERIQTKSKLTPYEKRCQLA, from the coding sequence ATGAATCAATATTCGATCAAATCAATGTGTCAGTTTTTCGATGTATCTCGCAGCGGCTATTACAAATGGAGTCATCTCCCAGATTTGGATAAAGATGAAACGGTTGGTAAGCTGATTAAAGAATGTCAAGAAAAAAGCAAATATACTTATGGGTATCGTCGGGTGAAAATCTGGTTGCTCAGGGAAATGGGGCTGGTAATTAACCATAAAACCGTTTTGAGGTTGATGAACAAATACAATCTTCTGGCTCAGATTCGTCGGCCAAGGCCGTATTATCATCGACATCGACAACTAGAACCTTACGAAAACAAATTGAACAGAGATTTTGTTGCTAATAAGCCAAACCAGAAATGGGTAACGGACATTTCTTACATATTCACAAAACAGGGTATCTTGTATCTGTCTATGATCAAAGACCTTTATGACAATTACATTGTTGCTTTTGATATGGCTACCAGTCAAGATATGCAGCTTGTTTTTCGTACCATCAGGCAGGCAAAAAGAGAGGTCGCTGACGGACTGATTCTCCACAGCGACCAAGGGTTTCAATACACTTCTCTCGGGTATCTTAACCTGGCTAAAGAATATTCGATTCTGCCGTCTATGTCAAGAGCAGGAACCCCGCTTGATAATGCCCCAGCTGAAAATTTCTTTGGAATTTTGAAATCAGAATGTATTTACAGAGAAAGACCACAAACGATTGAGCAAGCAAAGAATCTGATTACCGATTATATTTCTTTTTATAATTATGAGCGCATTCAAACAAAATCAAAGCTGACACCATACGAAAAACGATGTCAGCTTGCATAA
- a CDS encoding transposase, giving the protein MAGKKGMKHYSPKIKEEILNKIDAGEISLRGFCRESGISRYAVQSWRREQSDKTLKIPHKRGRPRTRPLTTLDELRAENKQLKMENELMRSFLQAAGRKSRPQSNMRSLKNT; this is encoded by the coding sequence ATGGCAGGGAAAAAGGGAATGAAACATTACAGCCCCAAAATCAAAGAGGAGATACTAAATAAGATTGATGCAGGTGAAATCAGCTTAAGAGGATTTTGCCGAGAAAGTGGAATAAGCCGATACGCAGTTCAGAGCTGGAGACGGGAACAAAGCGATAAAACTTTGAAGATACCACACAAGCGAGGACGGCCAAGAACCAGGCCATTAACAACCCTTGATGAATTAAGAGCAGAAAACAAGCAATTAAAGATGGAAAATGAGCTAATGCGTTCTTTTCTGCAAGCCGCTGGGAGAAAGTCAAGGCCGCAGTCAAATATGCGGTCATTGAAAAACACATGA
- a CDS encoding metalloregulator ArsR/SmtB family transcription factor — MNRTIVLKSIADETRMKILTLLLQHNYCVRALANKLELTEATISQHLKVLREAGLLVGEKRGYFMHYDVERSVLHELASEIEALAAVERESCTPQKGGCNPSENARCHVKSECGDDTKEFCHGIKNSEGEKHHGDCQCHKS, encoded by the coding sequence GTGAATAGAACAATAGTATTAAAGTCAATTGCCGATGAAACCCGAATGAAAATCTTAACGTTGCTTTTACAGCATAATTATTGTGTCCGCGCCTTGGCTAATAAGCTGGAACTGACAGAAGCAACCATATCCCAGCACCTGAAAGTCCTGAGAGAAGCGGGATTGCTTGTGGGAGAAAAGCGTGGTTACTTTATGCACTACGATGTTGAACGCTCTGTTTTACATGAGCTAGCCAGCGAGATCGAAGCATTGGCAGCCGTTGAACGTGAATCTTGTACCCCACAAAAGGGCGGATGTAATCCCTCTGAAAATGCAAGGTGTCATGTTAAAAGTGAGTGTGGCGATGACACCAAAGAATTTTGTCATGGTATAAAAAACAGTGAGGGAGAGAAACATCATGGGGATTGTCAATGTCACAAATCTTAA